In Candidatus Melainabacteria bacterium, a genomic segment contains:
- the kdpC gene encoding potassium-transporting ATPase subunit KdpC codes for MQEIKRGLIIFLLLTILTGLIYPFLITGIAQLIWPYKANGSLITKDGHIVGSKLIGQKFLSPRYFHGRPSSIDYKGDISGSSNLGPTSKKLLEEVQKQINKVREENMLLNDLLIPPDIVLSSASGLDPHISQEAAFLQALRVAKARGIPVEKVQELIYKNTELPQFKIFDKPKVNVLTLNLDLELLLSMLQ; via the coding sequence ATGCAAGAAATAAAAAGAGGATTAATAATATTTTTACTACTTACCATTTTAACTGGATTAATTTATCCGTTTTTAATTACTGGCATTGCACAATTGATATGGCCCTATAAAGCAAATGGGAGCTTGATTACAAAGGATGGCCATATAGTAGGTTCAAAACTAATTGGTCAAAAATTTTTAAGTCCAAGATATTTTCATGGTCGTCCTTCAAGTATCGATTACAAAGGAGATATCTCTGGTAGTAGTAACTTAGGACCAACAAGTAAAAAACTTTTAGAAGAAGTACAAAAGCAAATAAATAAAGTAAGAGAAGAAAACATGTTGCTGAATGATTTACTTATACCTCCTGACATTGTACTTTCTTCAGCAAGTGGGCTTGATCCTCATATAAGCCAAGAAGCAGCTTTTCTGCAAGCATTGAGAGTTGCAAAAGCTCGAGGTATTCCTGTAGAAAAAGTTCAGGAATTAATTTACAAAAACACAGAGCTGCCACAGTTTAAAATTTTTGATAAACCAAAAGTAAATGTGCTTACTCTTAATTTAGATTTGGAGTTACTGTTGAGTATGTTACAATGA